In one Dama dama isolate Ldn47 chromosome 5, ASM3311817v1, whole genome shotgun sequence genomic region, the following are encoded:
- the COIL gene encoding coilin isoform X1 gives MAASETVRLRLQFDYPPPGAPHCTSFWLLIDLNGCRVVTDLISLIRQRFGFSSGALLGLYLEGALLPPAESARLVRDNDCLRVKLEERGVAESPVTVSNGDSTRLLPRKAKKRAFKLDEDEETEPDYRNSKKHWKRHENNNSEKTLDLEPKAATEQSVGKKNKRKNKATCDVVEVDDGETEKKLPKKKEKREYKKHAKTPKSSKAQSVKEWTIQKCSPKALPARNSLVKANRKGGMVVRTKDSPDSSSESESYHESTSDAVSNVILEVRHSSQKISTDMSKDGSSVKTTATNKVAPKTGFTSAPVKGKTSRTSSSSSDSSSESDDQCAMPKSTPECTAGFLKTVGLFVGRNCPGPSSQVPNATGWKQSDPNSGRQVLCPPPNVTLPASLGRGWGRGEDLLSWKGARGRGMRGRGRGRGHAVPYVLNRNADYQKQQQLNEMVTNSSTIIQNPIETHKKDYSLLPLLAAAPQVGEKIAFKLLELTSDYSPDVSDYKEGRILSHNPETEQVDIEILSSLPAMKEPGKFDLVYHNENGAEVVEYAVTQEKRAAQEKNYRAARKGVSSLVITLWTVSASQEISVFWRELIDPRLIIESPSNT, from the exons ATGGCAGCCTCCGAGACGGTTAGGCTACGGCTTCAATTCGATTACCCGCCGCCCGGCGCCCCGCACTGCACGTCTTTCTGGCTTCTCATCGACCTGAACGGATGCCGAGTCGTCACGGACCTCATTAGTCTGATCCGCCAGCGCTTCGGCTTCAGTTCCGGGGCCCTCCTGGGCCTCTACTTGGAGGGGGCGCTCTTGCCCCCCGCCGAGAGCGCGCGCCTGGTACGAGACAACGACTGCCTCAG AGTTAAATTAGAAGAGAGAGGAGTTGCTGAGAGTCCTGTAACAGTTAGTAATGGGGACAGTACTCGTTTATTACCTAGAAAAGCAAAGAAGCGGGCATTTAAGTTGGACGAAGATGAAGAAACCGAACCAGATTACAGAAATTCAAAGAAGCATTGGAAGAGGCATGAGAACAATAACAGTGAGAAGACCTTGGATCTAGAACCGAAAGCAGCCACAGAGCagagtgtggggaaaaaaaacaagaggaaGAACAAAGCCACGTGTGATGTGGTGGAGGTTGatgatggagagactgaaaaaaaattgccaaagaagaaggagaaacGTGAATATAAAAAGCATGCCAAGACTCCCAAGTCTTCTAAAGCACAGTCTGTGAAAGAGTGGACCATCCAGAAGTGCAGCCCTAAAGCTCTTCCTGCTAGAAACAGCCTTGTGAAAGCCAACCGGAAAGGTGGCATGGTCGTCCGTACAAAAGACAGTCCTGATTCCTCCTCGGAGTCTGAGTCTTACCACGAATCAACTAGTGATGCTGTCAGCAACGTCATCTTGGAGGTCAGACATTCCTCACAGAAAATCTCGACTGACATGTCAAAGGACGGATCCTCTGTGAAAACCACAGCTACAAACAAAGTGGCTCCAAAAACTGGTTTTACCTCAGCCCCTGTCAAGGGCAAGACCTCCAGAACATCATCTTCTAGTTCAGACTCTAGTTCAGAGTCAGACGATCAATGCGCGATGCCAAAGAGCACCCCCGAGTGTACTGCAGGGTTCTTAAAGACTGTAGGCCTCTTTGTAGGAAGAAATTGTCCAGGGCCATCATCACAGGTTCCAAACGCCACTGGATGGAAGCAGTCGGACCCAAACAGTGGTAGACAGGTCCTGTGTCCCCCTCCTAACGTGACTCTCCCCGCCAGTTTGGGAAGAGGTTGGGGTAGAGGAGAGGACCTTCTTTCCTGGAAAGGAGCGAGGGGGCGGGGTATGCGGGGGAGAGGTCGAGGACGAGGGCATGCTGTTCCCTATGTTTTAAATAGAAACGCCGACTATCAGAAGCAACAGCAGTTGAATGAAATGGTGACAAATTCATCTACCATTATCCAG AATCCCATAGAGACACACAAGAAGGACTACAGTCTCTTACCATTGTTAGCAGCTGCCCCTCAAGTTGGAGAAAAGATTGCATTTAAG cttttgGAACTAACATCCGATTATTCTCCTGATGTCTCTGACTACAAG gaaggaagaatattAAGCCATAACCCGGAGACCGAGCAAGTAGACATAGAAATTCTTTCATCCTTACCTG CCATGAAAGAACCTGGGAAATTTGATTTGGTTTATCACAACGAAAATGGAGCTGAGGTAGTGGAGTACGCTGTGACGCAGGAGAAGAGG GCAGCACAGGAAAAGAACTACAGAGCTGCACGGAAGGGCGTCAGCAGTCTAGTGATAACCCTCTGGACCGTATCTGCCTCCCAAGAG aTAAGCGTTTTTTGGAGAGAGTTAATAGATCCAAGACTGATTATCGAATCTCCGAGTAACACATAA
- the COIL gene encoding coilin isoform X2, whose protein sequence is MAASETVRLRLQFDYPPPGAPHCTSFWLLIDLNGCRVVTDLISLIRQRFGFSSGALLGLYLEGALLPPAESARLVRDNDCLRVKLEERGVAESPVTVSNGDSTRLLPRKAKKRAFKLDEDEETEPDYRNSKKHWKRHENNNSEKTLDLEPKAATEQSVGKKNKRKNKATCDVVEVDDGETEKKLPKKKEKREYKKHAKTPKSSKAQSVKEWTIQKCSPKALPARNSLVKANRKGGMVVRTKDSPDSSSESESYHESTSDAVSNVILEVRHSSQKISTDMSKDGSSVKTTATNKVAPKTGFTSAPVKGKTSRTSSSSSDSSSESDDQCAMPKSTPECTAGFLKTVGLFVGRNCPGPSSQVPNATGWKQSDPNSGRQVLCPPPNVTLPASLGRGWGRGEDLLSWKGARGRGMRGRGRGRGHAVPYVLNRNADYQKQQQLNEMVTNSSTIIQNPIETHKKDYSLLPLLAAAPQVGEKIAFKLLELTSDYSPDVSDYKEGRILSHNPETEQVDIEILSSLPAMKEPGKFDLVYHNENGAEVVEYAVTQEKRISVFWRELIDPRLIIESPSNT, encoded by the exons ATGGCAGCCTCCGAGACGGTTAGGCTACGGCTTCAATTCGATTACCCGCCGCCCGGCGCCCCGCACTGCACGTCTTTCTGGCTTCTCATCGACCTGAACGGATGCCGAGTCGTCACGGACCTCATTAGTCTGATCCGCCAGCGCTTCGGCTTCAGTTCCGGGGCCCTCCTGGGCCTCTACTTGGAGGGGGCGCTCTTGCCCCCCGCCGAGAGCGCGCGCCTGGTACGAGACAACGACTGCCTCAG AGTTAAATTAGAAGAGAGAGGAGTTGCTGAGAGTCCTGTAACAGTTAGTAATGGGGACAGTACTCGTTTATTACCTAGAAAAGCAAAGAAGCGGGCATTTAAGTTGGACGAAGATGAAGAAACCGAACCAGATTACAGAAATTCAAAGAAGCATTGGAAGAGGCATGAGAACAATAACAGTGAGAAGACCTTGGATCTAGAACCGAAAGCAGCCACAGAGCagagtgtggggaaaaaaaacaagaggaaGAACAAAGCCACGTGTGATGTGGTGGAGGTTGatgatggagagactgaaaaaaaattgccaaagaagaaggagaaacGTGAATATAAAAAGCATGCCAAGACTCCCAAGTCTTCTAAAGCACAGTCTGTGAAAGAGTGGACCATCCAGAAGTGCAGCCCTAAAGCTCTTCCTGCTAGAAACAGCCTTGTGAAAGCCAACCGGAAAGGTGGCATGGTCGTCCGTACAAAAGACAGTCCTGATTCCTCCTCGGAGTCTGAGTCTTACCACGAATCAACTAGTGATGCTGTCAGCAACGTCATCTTGGAGGTCAGACATTCCTCACAGAAAATCTCGACTGACATGTCAAAGGACGGATCCTCTGTGAAAACCACAGCTACAAACAAAGTGGCTCCAAAAACTGGTTTTACCTCAGCCCCTGTCAAGGGCAAGACCTCCAGAACATCATCTTCTAGTTCAGACTCTAGTTCAGAGTCAGACGATCAATGCGCGATGCCAAAGAGCACCCCCGAGTGTACTGCAGGGTTCTTAAAGACTGTAGGCCTCTTTGTAGGAAGAAATTGTCCAGGGCCATCATCACAGGTTCCAAACGCCACTGGATGGAAGCAGTCGGACCCAAACAGTGGTAGACAGGTCCTGTGTCCCCCTCCTAACGTGACTCTCCCCGCCAGTTTGGGAAGAGGTTGGGGTAGAGGAGAGGACCTTCTTTCCTGGAAAGGAGCGAGGGGGCGGGGTATGCGGGGGAGAGGTCGAGGACGAGGGCATGCTGTTCCCTATGTTTTAAATAGAAACGCCGACTATCAGAAGCAACAGCAGTTGAATGAAATGGTGACAAATTCATCTACCATTATCCAG AATCCCATAGAGACACACAAGAAGGACTACAGTCTCTTACCATTGTTAGCAGCTGCCCCTCAAGTTGGAGAAAAGATTGCATTTAAG cttttgGAACTAACATCCGATTATTCTCCTGATGTCTCTGACTACAAG gaaggaagaatattAAGCCATAACCCGGAGACCGAGCAAGTAGACATAGAAATTCTTTCATCCTTACCTG CCATGAAAGAACCTGGGAAATTTGATTTGGTTTATCACAACGAAAATGGAGCTGAGGTAGTGGAGTACGCTGTGACGCAGGAGAAGAGG aTAAGCGTTTTTTGGAGAGAGTTAATAGATCCAAGACTGATTATCGAATCTCCGAGTAACACATAA